In Terriglobus sp. TAA 43, a single window of DNA contains:
- the nadC gene encoding carboxylating nicotinate-nucleotide diphosphorylase: MDWKSRKIAAIVEAALAEDKATSDVTTALAIDPNLRASAAILVRQDCIICGLGVICAVFDAFAAMQTRSGQKSSGRYEVISHSEMFDGVRVRKGQTVAVIRHSAAAIFSCERVILNLMQRMSGIATLTNEFVQLTQGTHAKILDTRKTVPGLRLLDKYAVTCGGGANHRLDLQDGIMLKTSHVVIAGGITKAVQRVANARKPGQKIEIEVRSLEDAEDAVAAGADALLLVGLSPKQTTEVVEVMRAKAPKVVLEVAEHISLENAREYAETGVDFLSVGALTRSSVAVDLSMRITADVY, from the coding sequence ATGGACTGGAAAAGCAGAAAAATTGCAGCAATCGTGGAAGCCGCTCTCGCGGAAGATAAGGCCACCAGCGACGTCACGACGGCGCTGGCAATTGATCCGAATCTGCGCGCATCCGCGGCGATCCTCGTGCGACAGGATTGCATTATCTGTGGCCTGGGCGTAATTTGCGCTGTGTTCGACGCATTTGCAGCGATGCAGACGCGTAGTGGACAGAAGAGCAGTGGCCGCTATGAGGTCATCAGCCATTCAGAAATGTTCGATGGCGTACGTGTGCGGAAGGGCCAGACCGTGGCCGTTATCCGGCATTCCGCAGCGGCCATCTTTTCCTGCGAGCGCGTCATTCTCAACCTGATGCAGCGCATGAGCGGTATCGCCACCCTGACGAATGAGTTTGTGCAGCTCACCCAGGGAACACACGCGAAGATTCTGGACACCCGCAAGACGGTACCCGGCTTACGACTGTTGGACAAGTACGCTGTGACTTGCGGCGGCGGTGCGAACCATCGTTTGGACCTGCAGGACGGCATCATGTTGAAGACCAGCCACGTGGTTATCGCAGGAGGCATCACGAAAGCCGTACAGCGAGTGGCAAACGCACGCAAACCGGGACAGAAGATCGAGATTGAGGTCCGCAGCCTGGAGGACGCGGAGGATGCGGTCGCGGCGGGTGCCGATGCTCTCCTGCTTGTCGGTTTGTCGCCAAAGCAGACTACCGAAGTCGTGGAAGTGATGCGTGCGAAAGCGCCGAAGGTGGTGCTGGAGGTTGCGGAACACATCTCACTGGAAAATGCACGGGAGTACGCGGAAACGGGCGTGGACTTCCTTTCCGTGGGTGCGCTCACGCGATCGTCTGTAGCGGTGGATTTGAGCATGCGTATTACGGCGGATGTGTACTGA
- a CDS encoding homoserine dehydrogenase, with the protein MAKQTAAKAATKVAILGFGTVGSSVAQLLRGQKFPGIELTHIYNRGVERKRSGATAKGLNSGIVWTENIQDILKSDVDVVIETIGGIDPIEGWLRKALSSGKHVVTANKQLIAYKGAGLAKLARENNRVLVYNAAVAGGVPVIPATLHGLQGDRITRLSGILNGTCNFMLSHMEQGAEYADVLKQAQAAGYAEADPTADVDGYDARAKLCILVRAAMQIGINPDEVPAQTIRNVSAVDFAYAKELGCTVRQIARAELRAGVLRARVAPMLVPKSSPIAWSHGTQNMVVTSGEFGGDVVFSGHGAGGNPTAVAIVSDLLAVVHGSNSVALPVKKKAVTGEFLAPHYLRFIVRDKPGIVSAISGALTKVGANIDSILQRPGYPKDALPFVVTTEPTLTSTVEAAVKAIARMNTMLEAPLCLQMLVDDDRAED; encoded by the coding sequence ATGGCGAAGCAGACTGCGGCAAAGGCGGCAACAAAGGTTGCAATTCTCGGCTTCGGCACGGTGGGGTCGTCGGTGGCGCAGTTATTGCGCGGCCAGAAGTTCCCTGGCATCGAACTTACGCATATTTACAACCGCGGCGTGGAACGCAAACGCTCTGGCGCGACGGCCAAAGGCCTGAACAGCGGGATTGTCTGGACGGAAAACATTCAGGACATCCTGAAGTCGGATGTCGATGTCGTCATTGAGACCATCGGTGGTATCGATCCCATTGAAGGCTGGCTGCGTAAGGCTCTCAGCAGCGGCAAGCACGTCGTCACCGCGAACAAGCAATTAATCGCTTACAAAGGCGCAGGCCTTGCCAAGCTGGCGCGTGAGAACAATCGCGTCCTGGTTTACAACGCCGCAGTTGCCGGTGGTGTCCCGGTCATTCCGGCTACGCTGCATGGCTTGCAGGGCGATCGCATTACGCGTCTAAGCGGCATTCTGAACGGCACCTGCAACTTTATGCTGTCGCACATGGAGCAGGGGGCGGAATACGCGGATGTGCTGAAGCAGGCGCAGGCGGCGGGCTACGCCGAAGCTGACCCCACGGCGGACGTGGATGGTTACGATGCGCGCGCGAAGCTCTGCATCCTGGTGCGTGCCGCCATGCAGATTGGTATCAACCCCGATGAAGTGCCTGCGCAGACCATCCGCAACGTGAGCGCCGTGGACTTTGCCTATGCAAAGGAACTTGGCTGCACTGTTCGACAGATTGCACGTGCTGAGCTTCGCGCTGGCGTGCTGCGTGCACGCGTCGCGCCCATGCTGGTGCCGAAGAGTTCTCCCATTGCCTGGTCCCACGGTACGCAAAATATGGTCGTAACGTCCGGTGAATTTGGTGGCGATGTTGTTTTCAGTGGACACGGCGCTGGTGGCAACCCAACGGCGGTGGCCATCGTCAGCGACCTGTTGGCCGTGGTGCATGGTTCAAACTCGGTAGCACTGCCGGTCAAGAAAAAGGCCGTTACGGGCGAGTTCCTGGCACCGCACTATCTCCGCTTCATCGTGCGGGACAAGCCGGGCATAGTGTCGGCTATCTCGGGTGCTTTGACCAAGGTGGGGGCGAACATTGACAGCATCCTGCAGCGGCCCGGCTATCCCAAGGATGCGCTACCCTTCGTTGTTACCACGGAACCCACGTTGACCTCCACGGTGGAGGCCGCGGTAAAGGCCATTGCCAGAATGAACACGATGCTGGAGGCGCCGTTGTGCCTGCAGATGCTCGTGGACGACGACAGGGCGGAAGACTAG
- a CDS encoding nucleoside deaminase → MSNTVSPDPKFMRMAIELATDNVISGNGGPFGAVVVRNGEVIAAGANTVTSTNDPTAHAEVNVIRAACAKLETFQLEDCDIYTSCEPCPMCMAALYWSRCRSVFYGNTKADAAAIGFDDQFLYDEVNRPLEQRRIPFQRMLPDEAIRSFQAWQNSNERIDY, encoded by the coding sequence ATGAGCAATACCGTTTCCCCCGATCCGAAGTTCATGCGCATGGCAATTGAGCTGGCAACAGACAATGTCATTTCGGGTAACGGCGGGCCGTTCGGGGCGGTAGTAGTGCGCAATGGAGAAGTCATCGCTGCTGGGGCAAATACTGTTACCAGCACGAATGATCCCACGGCACATGCCGAGGTAAATGTGATCCGCGCGGCGTGTGCGAAGTTGGAGACCTTTCAGCTTGAGGACTGTGACATCTACACCTCATGCGAGCCCTGTCCCATGTGCATGGCGGCGCTCTACTGGTCGCGATGCCGGTCGGTTTTTTATGGGAATACCAAAGCCGATGCAGCCGCGATAGGGTTTGACGATCAGTTTTTGTATGACGAAGTCAACAGGCCGCTCGAACAGCGACGCATCCCGTTTCAACGCATGTTGCCGGACGAAGCCATTCGCTCGTTCCAGGCATGGCAGAACAGCAATGAAAGGATCGACTACTAA
- a CDS encoding aldehyde dehydrogenase family protein: MPLQSLNPATGDVLRTFEMWDEEALRTRIAQAHEAATLQRMLPLEHRLLCLRKLASLLEEEGSELARSITQETGKTILASAAEVARCADACRYYVEHAVRMLAPELLPGEGEHAYVQWSPIGVVLVVLPWESPFWHAFRFCVPALVAGNTLLLKHAGSVPQCSLRIEALVRRAGFPRGAVTALLIEDRLVETALADDYVAAVSVCGTEATGRALAAKAGWQLKKSALQLPGNDPMIIMPSADQDAAIAAVIDAICRGDSVRRVILHSEMYTAVMGRLIAAVESLSVGDPLREETRIGPLGTADAVKLLEEQVKAAVTAGGRLLTGGTRMVGRGNFFEPTLLADVPRNSAVARDAFSGPLCMLFRANDLQDAIAIANDTPMGRAASIWTKEPGEQQQLIHGVDAGFVALNALPADDPRLPVGGAKRSGYGRELGSQGMREFLVAKTVSLGK, translated from the coding sequence ATGCCACTGCAGTCCCTTAATCCGGCAACAGGAGACGTGCTCCGCACCTTTGAGATGTGGGACGAAGAGGCGTTGCGAACACGCATTGCGCAAGCCCATGAAGCGGCCACCCTCCAACGCATGCTTCCCCTTGAACATCGTCTCCTATGCCTACGAAAACTCGCCTCTCTTCTCGAAGAAGAAGGTTCAGAACTAGCGCGCTCCATTACGCAGGAGACGGGGAAAACCATTCTTGCTTCTGCAGCCGAAGTGGCGCGATGCGCTGACGCATGCCGTTACTATGTCGAACATGCCGTGCGGATGCTGGCTCCTGAACTTCTGCCCGGAGAGGGGGAGCATGCCTACGTGCAATGGAGTCCCATTGGCGTGGTGTTGGTCGTCCTGCCGTGGGAGTCTCCGTTTTGGCACGCTTTCCGCTTTTGTGTACCCGCCCTGGTTGCGGGAAACACCTTGTTGTTAAAGCACGCTGGAAGTGTGCCGCAGTGTTCGCTTCGCATTGAGGCACTGGTGCGACGCGCTGGATTTCCCCGTGGCGCTGTCACTGCCCTGTTAATCGAAGACAGACTGGTGGAGACGGCGCTGGCGGACGATTACGTTGCCGCAGTATCTGTCTGCGGAACGGAAGCCACCGGGCGCGCACTGGCGGCAAAAGCCGGATGGCAATTGAAGAAAAGCGCTCTCCAACTGCCGGGCAACGATCCGATGATCATAATGCCTTCTGCCGATCAGGATGCCGCCATTGCTGCCGTGATTGACGCCATCTGCAGGGGTGACAGCGTTCGACGCGTGATCCTGCACTCTGAGATGTATACAGCGGTCATGGGACGACTCATCGCCGCTGTGGAATCGCTATCTGTAGGAGACCCGCTGCGAGAAGAGACGCGCATAGGCCCACTGGGAACAGCCGACGCGGTGAAGCTTCTGGAGGAGCAGGTGAAGGCGGCAGTTACCGCGGGTGGCCGCCTTCTGACCGGTGGAACCCGCATGGTGGGCCGCGGAAATTTCTTCGAGCCGACATTGCTCGCCGACGTCCCGCGAAACTCTGCGGTGGCACGCGATGCTTTCTCGGGTCCTCTCTGTATGCTGTTCCGAGCCAACGATCTGCAGGATGCCATCGCAATCGCGAATGACACGCCGATGGGACGCGCTGCTTCCATATGGACGAAAGAACCAGGGGAACAGCAGCAGCTCATCCACGGTGTGGATGCAGGCTTTGTTGCGTTAAATGCGCTTCCAGCGGATGACCCACGGCTGCCGGTGGGCGGCGCGAAACGCTCCGGATATGGGCGGGAACTTGGCAGCCAGGGCATGCGCGAGTTTCTGGTTGCCAAGACAGTCTCGCTCGGCAAATAG
- a CDS encoding carboxypeptidase-like regulatory domain-containing protein, translating to MMNFCLTSSRRLSIAILSVSLAGSATLCAPMAYAQTASAATVTGFVLDPDQAAIPGATVTLTPAKGQALVTTSGADGAYTFRNVPSGTYSVTVTMQGFASFVRQGVRVGTATVNLNTAMTVQAESTEINVTTQNTQVSTDPDSNGSSVVIKDKDLEALSDDPDELSSELSALAGPSAGPNGGQIYVDGFTGGTLPPKSSIREIRVNQNPFSAQFDKQGFGRVEVFTKPGTDKYHGNFSLQGNDKSFNTSSPFLGAANQQPDYHRIFFIGSLTGPATKTSSYSIAGSYRDIEDNSIFAGQIISTGPASNVLCQPGDLTCALNTFPDASRATFHPQKRWDLTPRYDVALGEKNTLTIRYQFEHNTANNAGLGSTSLNTTAYNTGSHEHQLTISDTQIISSKLINETRLQLVREITSQAPQTTTPTLTLTGYFTGGGSSAGTQNSTNDHLELQNYTSIALQKNFIRAGVRLRVNREALYSNAGSNGAFTYGPTTNCTTTTTVTTCTPTTSDYNYVHGQPFQYRVTTINNPRAEQSLTDVGFYGEDDWKIKPNMTLSYGARLESQGAINSKADIAPRVALSYGVPSKKGNPGTVIRAGWGIFYDRFNLSDVIQTQRQNGINQITNIYSGPRNADGSVGAITTNCGPSNPGNCGTGTAGSKTIYQLGPDLRSSYNMQLALGADQQVGKRSTVSFNYLNTIGDHMYMSRSIPTAAGNYVYQYQSGGVYRQNQLIVNVRTQLSPRFSLFGFYVYSNAKANTNGADSFPTDSLNPKTDYGRALFNATNRVFLFGNWNAPYGINLSPFFSVNSGSPYNITTGSDLNGDTIINDRAGFANGISGNCKTATDFIATGVTSGNRVPQGYCTGPSNVQGNLRVVKVFGFGAKTGAAARGGRNGQNGQNGQNGPGGGMPPGGGGPRGGGGGGRGPGGPGGFGGGGASSGHKYTLSVGAQIQNLFNYVPYSTPNGSLSSYNADPSKNLFGKSTSLSSMGPGGSSAAVRTITLQMSFNF from the coding sequence ATGATGAACTTTTGCCTTACAAGCTCTCGACGACTGTCGATTGCAATTCTTTCGGTAAGCTTGGCCGGTAGCGCAACCCTTTGCGCGCCGATGGCGTATGCCCAGACGGCATCCGCGGCCACTGTTACAGGATTTGTGCTGGATCCGGATCAGGCTGCGATCCCCGGCGCCACAGTGACACTGACGCCCGCTAAGGGCCAAGCGCTGGTGACCACCTCCGGTGCGGATGGAGCGTACACGTTCCGCAATGTTCCGTCCGGCACCTACTCTGTGACGGTTACGATGCAGGGTTTTGCTTCGTTCGTGCGCCAGGGTGTGCGAGTGGGCACGGCAACCGTGAACCTCAATACGGCCATGACGGTTCAGGCAGAGTCTACGGAAATCAACGTGACCACGCAGAACACGCAGGTTTCCACCGATCCGGATTCCAACGGCAGCTCTGTCGTCATCAAGGACAAGGACCTGGAAGCACTCTCTGATGACCCGGATGAGCTTTCCAGCGAGCTGTCGGCACTGGCCGGTCCTTCGGCGGGTCCGAACGGCGGACAGATTTACGTGGACGGTTTCACGGGCGGTACGCTTCCGCCGAAGTCTTCGATCCGCGAAATCCGCGTGAACCAGAATCCGTTTTCGGCTCAGTTCGACAAGCAGGGCTTTGGTCGTGTGGAAGTCTTCACGAAGCCGGGTACGGACAAATACCACGGTAACTTCAGCCTGCAGGGCAACGACAAGTCGTTCAATACGTCCAGCCCATTCCTCGGTGCCGCAAACCAGCAGCCGGATTATCACCGCATCTTCTTCATCGGATCGCTGACTGGTCCCGCGACCAAGACCAGCTCGTACTCCATTGCCGGTAGCTACCGTGACATTGAAGACAACAGCATCTTCGCTGGACAAATTATCAGCACAGGCCCGGCTTCCAATGTGCTTTGCCAGCCCGGCGATCTCACCTGCGCTCTGAACACGTTTCCGGATGCGTCGCGCGCAACGTTCCATCCACAGAAGCGCTGGGATCTGACCCCGCGTTATGACGTGGCCCTGGGCGAGAAGAATACGCTGACGATCCGCTATCAGTTTGAGCACAACACCGCCAACAACGCTGGTCTTGGTTCCACGTCGCTGAACACCACGGCCTACAACACCGGAAGCCACGAGCACCAGCTCACCATCAGTGACACGCAGATCATCAGCAGCAAGCTGATCAACGAAACGCGTCTGCAACTGGTTCGTGAGATCACTTCACAGGCGCCCCAGACTACAACGCCTACATTGACACTGACTGGCTACTTTACGGGTGGTGGTTCCAGTGCAGGAACCCAGAACAGCACGAACGATCATCTGGAACTGCAGAACTACACTTCGATCGCTCTGCAAAAGAACTTCATCCGCGCGGGCGTGCGGTTGCGTGTCAACCGCGAAGCCTTGTATTCCAATGCAGGTTCAAACGGTGCGTTCACCTATGGTCCCACCACCAACTGCACGACCACGACTACGGTGACGACCTGCACTCCTACAACATCGGATTACAACTACGTCCATGGTCAGCCGTTCCAGTACCGCGTCACCACGATTAATAATCCACGCGCGGAACAGTCGCTGACAGATGTTGGTTTCTATGGTGAAGATGATTGGAAGATCAAGCCGAACATGACGCTGAGCTATGGCGCACGACTGGAATCTCAGGGTGCGATTAATAGCAAGGCCGATATCGCTCCGCGTGTCGCTCTTTCCTACGGTGTTCCTTCGAAAAAGGGGAATCCTGGTACTGTGATTCGCGCCGGGTGGGGCATCTTTTATGACCGCTTCAATCTGAGCGATGTTATCCAGACGCAACGTCAGAACGGCATCAACCAGATCACGAACATCTATAGCGGCCCTCGCAACGCGGATGGCAGCGTTGGTGCAATCACGACAAATTGCGGCCCTTCCAATCCCGGAAATTGCGGCACGGGAACAGCCGGTTCGAAGACGATCTATCAGCTTGGTCCGGATCTGCGTTCTTCTTACAACATGCAGCTGGCCCTGGGAGCCGATCAGCAGGTGGGCAAGCGGTCTACGGTCTCGTTCAACTACCTGAACACGATCGGCGATCACATGTATATGTCGCGTTCGATTCCGACAGCAGCTGGAAACTACGTGTACCAGTACCAGTCTGGCGGTGTGTATCGCCAGAACCAGCTCATCGTGAATGTACGTACGCAACTCAGCCCGCGCTTCTCGCTCTTCGGCTTCTATGTCTATAGCAATGCGAAAGCGAACACGAATGGCGCGGATTCCTTCCCGACGGACAGCCTGAATCCGAAGACAGATTACGGTCGTGCACTGTTCAATGCCACGAACCGCGTCTTCCTCTTCGGCAACTGGAATGCGCCGTACGGAATCAACCTGAGCCCGTTCTTCAGTGTGAACTCCGGTAGCCCGTACAACATCACGACCGGATCGGACCTGAATGGCGACACCATCATCAATGACCGTGCTGGTTTTGCGAACGGCATCTCCGGAAACTGCAAAACGGCTACGGACTTCATCGCGACTGGCGTTACTTCCGGAAACCGCGTTCCCCAGGGCTATTGCACCGGGCCGTCGAATGTGCAGGGTAACCTGCGTGTCGTGAAGGTCTTCGGCTTTGGCGCTAAGACAGGCGCTGCAGCTCGTGGTGGCCGTAACGGACAGAATGGCCAGAACGGCCAAAATGGTCCTGGCGGTGGAATGCCTCCGGGTGGTGGCGGTCCTCGCGGCGGTGGTGGTGGCGGTCGTGGACCTGGCGGTCCTGGCGGCTTCGGCGGCGGCGGCGCATCCTCAGGACACAAGTACACGCTCAGCGTAGGCGCACAGATTCAGAACCTGTTCAACTACGTTCCGTACTCCACTCCCAACGGCTCGCTGAGTTCGTACAACGCGGATCCTTCGAAGAACCTCTTCGGCAAGTCCACCTCGTTGTCCAGCATGGGACCGGGCGGCAGCTCCGCCGCAGTCCGTACGATCACGCTGCAGATGAGCTTCAACTTCTAA
- a CDS encoding DUF5666 domain-containing protein produces MNHRWMQSGTLQTISRRLALAAVMGATIAPLAWTSVASAQAAPAAGRVLGTVKSISGNTLTVVPDGSAAATTVTVGDGARIQQSADMKTVSAATLDQLAVGDRVLATGTPGDGGALTATRLIMIKSAAIAQRNAASQADWAKRGSGGIVKSVDAGANTIAISSGKKDVTVTTTGSTIYRRYAPGSVKFEEAQPSTLAAIQSGDQLRVRGDKSPDGTNITADEIVSGTFKNLSGTIVSINAAANSFVIKDLATKKNETVLISDASDLHAMPPEMAARFGGGGAAGARRPGGEGAPAGGGQAGAERPAGPPAGGPPSGGAPSGGPGGFGGRPGGRAADLATMIPRLPKTTLAALKPGEALMIVASGNGSAGPFTAITLLSGVEPLLTGPAASEMTISPWSLGSGGAEGGGGGPQ; encoded by the coding sequence TTGAACCATCGCTGGATGCAGTCGGGGACGCTACAAACGATTTCACGGAGACTGGCGCTGGCCGCCGTCATGGGCGCTACAATCGCGCCTTTGGCATGGACTTCGGTCGCGTCTGCGCAGGCCGCACCCGCAGCCGGTCGCGTGCTGGGCACGGTGAAGAGCATCTCTGGCAACACTCTGACCGTGGTTCCGGACGGCAGCGCTGCTGCCACGACGGTAACGGTTGGAGACGGCGCCCGAATTCAGCAGAGCGCAGACATGAAGACCGTTTCCGCCGCGACGCTGGATCAGCTCGCAGTGGGTGACCGTGTTCTGGCCACAGGAACTCCCGGTGATGGTGGAGCGCTGACGGCCACCCGCCTCATCATGATCAAGTCCGCGGCCATTGCGCAGCGCAATGCGGCTTCGCAGGCGGATTGGGCGAAGCGTGGTTCAGGCGGCATCGTGAAGTCTGTGGATGCGGGTGCGAACACCATCGCCATCAGCTCCGGCAAGAAGGACGTGACCGTGACCACCACGGGCAGCACCATTTATCGCCGCTATGCTCCGGGATCGGTCAAGTTTGAAGAGGCGCAACCCAGCACGCTGGCTGCGATTCAGTCGGGAGACCAGCTTCGTGTGCGTGGTGACAAATCGCCGGACGGCACAAACATTACCGCCGATGAGATTGTGTCCGGCACCTTCAAGAATCTCTCCGGCACGATTGTTTCCATCAATGCGGCCGCAAATAGCTTTGTAATCAAAGATCTGGCCACAAAGAAGAACGAAACTGTGCTCATCAGCGATGCCAGTGATCTGCACGCTATGCCGCCGGAAATGGCTGCTCGGTTCGGCGGCGGTGGTGCGGCTGGTGCGCGTCGTCCTGGAGGCGAAGGAGCCCCCGCGGGCGGCGGTCAGGCTGGCGCTGAGCGTCCTGCCGGTCCTCCGGCAGGTGGTCCTCCTTCGGGTGGTGCCCCGTCGGGTGGCCCCGGCGGTTTCGGCGGACGTCCTGGCGGACGTGCTGCTGATTTAGCTACCATGATTCCGCGTCTTCCCAAGACGACCTTGGCAGCCCTGAAGCCGGGAGAGGCCCTGATGATTGTGGCCTCGGGCAATGGCAGTGCCGGTCCGTTTACGGCAATTACGCTGCTGAGCGGCGTAGAACCCCTGCTGACCGGACCTGCGGCCAGTGAGATGACAATTTCGCCCTGGAGCCTTGGCTCTGGCGGCGCCGAGGGTGGTGGGGGCGGACCGCAATAG
- the treZ gene encoding malto-oligosyltrehalose trehalohydrolase encodes MHHFSVWAPRRNKVSVRVDGVDYPMEGPSQRGFWKTDVEAAGHGSNYAFLLDDDPRPYPDPRSFWQPKDVHSESRVLDHSHFPWTDEKFRPIPLPSAVIYEMHVGTFTKEGTFEAAIGKLDYLFELGITHIELLPISSFEGKFSWGYDGVSPYAPDETYGGPDGVKRFVNACHAKGLGVILDVVMNHFGPAGNYTQMFGPYYTDRHHTPWGAAINLEAGGSDQVRRFFIDNAIMWLRDYHFDGLRLDAVHELIDRSAMHFLEQLSREVEDLSASLGRCLFLIGETDLNDPRFVTPREANGFGLDAQWSDDFHHSLFTLLRHEPHGYFEDFGTIENLATTLQQVFLYDGRYSRFRQHNHGRQIHKISFHRFLGYIQNHDQIGNRANGERLEQLVGMRKAKLAAGVVMTAPFLPMVFMGEEWAASSPWMYFADFQDEELRKAVREGRKKDFQAFGWTEDVPAPEDPKTFEASILKWDELQEPKHVEMYRWYRDLIHLRRRMLALNLGDFGRMVVHCNEEERWIYTDRGNVRTMMNFAETATSFAVEPGSELLLCSDVAPDRKEDFVQLPPLSMAVYHWPPQPLDQDPPE; translated from the coding sequence ATGCATCATTTTTCGGTTTGGGCGCCTCGGCGCAACAAGGTATCCGTACGCGTAGACGGCGTGGATTATCCGATGGAGGGACCGTCACAGCGAGGCTTCTGGAAGACCGACGTGGAAGCAGCGGGCCATGGCAGCAACTATGCCTTTCTTCTCGATGACGATCCACGACCATATCCCGATCCACGTTCGTTTTGGCAGCCGAAGGATGTGCATTCTGAATCGCGCGTGCTGGATCATTCTCATTTCCCATGGACTGACGAGAAGTTTCGGCCAATTCCCCTTCCTTCTGCGGTGATCTACGAGATGCACGTAGGGACGTTTACGAAGGAAGGAACCTTCGAAGCAGCGATTGGAAAACTCGACTACCTTTTCGAGCTGGGCATTACTCATATCGAACTGCTTCCCATCTCATCGTTTGAGGGAAAGTTCTCGTGGGGTTATGACGGTGTCTCGCCTTATGCGCCAGACGAAACATACGGTGGCCCAGATGGAGTGAAGCGGTTTGTCAACGCGTGCCATGCGAAAGGGCTCGGCGTCATCCTGGATGTGGTCATGAACCACTTTGGGCCAGCGGGCAATTACACGCAGATGTTCGGGCCGTATTACACGGATCGTCATCACACACCGTGGGGCGCGGCCATCAATCTGGAAGCGGGTGGAAGTGACCAGGTGCGTCGTTTCTTCATCGATAACGCCATCATGTGGTTGCGGGATTACCACTTTGACGGCTTGCGCCTGGATGCAGTGCACGAACTGATTGACCGTTCCGCCATGCATTTCCTGGAGCAACTGTCGCGTGAGGTAGAGGACCTGTCGGCATCGCTGGGTCGCTGCCTATTCCTGATCGGCGAAACCGATTTGAATGACCCGCGCTTCGTCACCCCACGTGAGGCAAATGGTTTTGGTTTGGACGCGCAATGGAGTGACGACTTTCACCACTCATTGTTCACGCTGCTACGCCATGAGCCGCATGGCTATTTCGAAGACTTCGGCACGATTGAAAATCTGGCGACCACGCTTCAGCAAGTGTTTCTGTATGACGGTCGCTACTCCCGTTTCCGCCAGCACAATCATGGACGTCAGATTCACAAGATCAGCTTTCACCGTTTCCTTGGCTACATTCAGAATCACGATCAGATCGGCAATCGCGCCAACGGCGAACGGTTGGAACAACTGGTGGGCATGCGAAAGGCGAAGCTGGCAGCGGGAGTTGTCATGACAGCTCCGTTCCTTCCCATGGTGTTTATGGGAGAGGAATGGGCGGCTTCCTCGCCGTGGATGTATTTCGCTGATTTCCAGGACGAAGAGCTGCGCAAAGCGGTTCGTGAAGGCCGCAAGAAGGACTTTCAAGCATTTGGGTGGACGGAGGATGTGCCTGCGCCGGAAGATCCGAAGACATTTGAAGCTTCCATTCTGAAATGGGACGAGTTGCAAGAACCGAAGCATGTCGAAATGTATCGCTGGTATCGCGATCTGATCCATCTTCGTCGCAGAATGCTGGCTTTGAATCTTGGCGATTTCGGTCGCATGGTGGTGCATTGCAATGAAGAGGAGCGGTGGATTTACACGGATCGTGGCAATGTGCGGACAATGATGAACTTTGCGGAGACAGCGACCAGCTTCGCGGTGGAGCCGGGATCGGAACTACTGTTGTGCAGCGATGTTGCTCCCGACCGGAAAGAGGACTTTGTTCAGCTTCCGCCGCTAAGCATGGCTGTGTATCACTGGCCGCCGCAGCCGCTGGATCAGGACCCACCGGAATAG